Proteins from a single region of Shinella zoogloeoides:
- the fliN gene encoding flagellar motor switch protein FliN encodes MAPKKTPIADDIMSSINAGDQELEQAIDDLRGVLQQDAAGADFPAPAGDDPLAAFGGDFGSSDFGGGAATSDFGADTGFGGSDFGGGDFGGGNDFSADLGEAPRPGSAMESNMDLIMDIPIDLQIVLGSSQMQVSSLMNLSEGATIALDRRIGEPVEVMVNGRIIGRGEITVLENDDTRFGVKLIEVKSTRKI; translated from the coding sequence ATGGCACCGAAGAAAACACCCATCGCTGACGACATCATGTCTTCCATCAACGCAGGCGACCAGGAACTGGAGCAGGCGATCGACGATCTGCGCGGCGTTCTTCAGCAGGATGCCGCCGGCGCCGATTTCCCGGCTCCCGCCGGCGACGACCCGCTTGCCGCCTTCGGCGGCGATTTCGGCAGCTCGGACTTCGGCGGCGGCGCGGCCACGTCGGATTTCGGCGCGGATACCGGCTTCGGCGGTTCGGACTTCGGTGGCGGCGACTTCGGCGGCGGCAACGACTTCTCCGCCGACCTCGGCGAAGCGCCCCGTCCGGGCAGCGCCATGGAATCCAACATGGACCTCATCATGGACATCCCGATCGATCTGCAGATCGTTCTGGGTTCCTCGCAGATGCAGGTCTCCAGCCTCATGAACCTTAGCGAAGGCGCCACCATCGCGCTCGACCGCCGCATCGGCGAGCCGGTCGAGGTCATGGTCAACGGCCGGATCATCGGCCGCGGCGAAATCACCGTTCTGGAAAACGACGACACCCGCTTCGGGGTCAAGCTCATCGAAGTGAAGAGTACACGCAAGATCTGA
- the visR gene encoding transcriptional regulator VisR, which translates to MGIQLSPPAGMEAEIRLARPPKAVTASDFVSRLQVMQTILGAEHFAVLRLGGHGLPSARKLTLALHNLAHDVDGHASELLAAYGPAMLEHLEASMLPLIWEGVGDNQFAESSVETFTTRLPPRLLPWSGMAFPVRLGAHGNGYVLFMGTFIAPSSDLIIDMHMKSCQVLIDMLACEEKKLAPAEALSEREIACLQMAGDGCISEAIAEKMGLSVHTVNAYLGTATTKLDAVNRIQAIAKAIRLGYIT; encoded by the coding sequence ATGGGTATTCAGCTTTCCCCTCCCGCCGGCATGGAGGCGGAAATCCGCCTCGCCCGGCCCCCCAAGGCCGTGACGGCATCCGATTTCGTCTCCCGGCTTCAGGTGATGCAGACGATCCTCGGCGCCGAGCACTTCGCGGTGCTCCGCCTCGGCGGCCACGGCCTGCCGTCCGCCCGCAAGCTTACGCTCGCGTTGCACAACCTCGCCCATGACGTCGACGGCCATGCGAGCGAGCTTCTCGCGGCCTACGGGCCGGCCATGCTGGAGCATCTCGAAGCCTCCATGCTGCCGCTGATCTGGGAGGGCGTTGGCGACAACCAGTTCGCCGAATCGAGCGTGGAAACCTTCACCACGCGCCTTCCGCCCCGGCTTCTGCCGTGGTCGGGCATGGCCTTCCCGGTGCGCCTCGGCGCGCATGGCAACGGCTATGTGCTCTTCATGGGCACGTTCATCGCCCCGTCCAGCGACCTCATCATCGACATGCACATGAAGAGCTGCCAGGTGCTGATCGACATGCTGGCATGCGAGGAGAAGAAGCTGGCCCCGGCCGAGGCGCTGAGCGAGCGCGAGATCGCCTGCCTGCAGATGGCCGGCGACGGCTGCATCTCGGAAGCGATCGCCGAGAAGATGGGGCTTTCCGTGCATACAGTGAACGCCTATCTCGGCACGGCCACCACCAAGCTGGATGCCGTGAACCGCATCCAGGCCATCGCGAAGGCCATCCGTCTCGGCTACATCACCTGA
- the motA gene encoding flagellar motor stator protein MotA yields the protein MNIIIGLIVTIGCVLGGFMAMGGHIEVLNQPFELMIIGGAGVGGFIVANTMKVIKETGKALGEAFKHKVPKERDYLDTLGVLYSLMRDLRTKSRNEIEAHIDNPDESPIFQSAPTVLKNKELTAFICDYVRLIIIGNARSHEIEALMDEEIQTITRDKMKPYHAMSTMGDAFPAIGIIAAVLGVIKAMSKINESPEVLGGLIGSALVGTMLGIFLSYSVVAPITTNIKVVREKQNRLYVIVKQTLLAYMNGSVPQVALEYGRKTISSYERPSIDAVEQEMMNPGGGGDSKAA from the coding sequence ATGAACATCATTATCGGTCTCATCGTCACCATCGGCTGCGTCTTGGGCGGCTTCATGGCCATGGGCGGGCACATCGAAGTGCTGAACCAGCCATTCGAACTCATGATCATCGGCGGCGCCGGCGTCGGCGGCTTCATCGTGGCCAACACGATGAAGGTGATCAAGGAAACCGGAAAGGCGCTGGGCGAAGCCTTCAAGCACAAGGTTCCAAAGGAACGCGACTATCTCGACACGCTCGGCGTGCTCTACAGCCTGATGCGGGACCTGCGCACGAAGTCGCGCAACGAGATCGAGGCGCATATCGACAATCCGGATGAATCGCCGATCTTCCAGTCCGCGCCGACCGTGCTGAAGAACAAGGAACTCACCGCCTTCATCTGCGACTACGTCCGCCTCATCATCATCGGCAATGCCCGCTCCCACGAGATCGAGGCGCTGATGGACGAGGAAATCCAGACGATCACGCGCGACAAGATGAAGCCCTACCACGCCATGTCGACGATGGGCGACGCCTTCCCTGCCATCGGCATCATCGCCGCCGTTCTCGGGGTCATCAAGGCCATGAGCAAGATCAACGAGTCCCCCGAGGTTCTCGGCGGCCTCATCGGTTCGGCGCTCGTCGGCACCATGCTCGGCATCTTCCTGTCCTACTCGGTCGTCGCGCCGATCACCACCAACATCAAGGTGGTGCGCGAGAAGCAGAACCGCCTCTACGTCATCGTCAAGCAGACGCTGCTGGCCTACATGAACGGCTCGGTGCCGCAGGTCGCGCTCGAATACGGCCGCAAGACCATCTCCTCCTACGAGCGCCCGTCCATCGACGCCGTCGAGCAGGAAATGATGAATCCGGGCGGCGGCGGCGATTCGAAGGCGGCCTGA
- the cheT gene encoding chemotaxis protein CheT — MQAEYQSAATAMEEALPDVLMRIVSELHDVAYLIERIEPQLAAIQGEGASDAAERMMVLQGIDLAVQKTRGLAEFIDTITGGIPDGWVVDVTTALNLVKLADMQKALSNGLRHGHSQPLGKAAGDFEFF, encoded by the coding sequence ATGCAAGCCGAGTATCAGAGTGCCGCGACCGCCATGGAAGAAGCCCTTCCGGATGTCCTGATGCGGATCGTGTCCGAGCTGCACGATGTCGCCTATCTCATCGAGCGCATCGAGCCGCAGCTTGCAGCCATCCAGGGCGAGGGCGCAAGCGACGCCGCCGAGCGCATGATGGTGCTGCAGGGCATCGACCTTGCCGTCCAGAAGACGCGGGGGCTTGCCGAGTTCATCGACACGATAACCGGCGGCATTCCCGATGGCTGGGTCGTCGACGTCACGACGGCGCTGAACCTCGTGAAGCTTGCCGACATGCAGAAGGCGCTTAGCAACGGCCTGCGCCACGGCCATTCCCAGCCGCTCGGCAAGGCTGCGGGCGATTTCGAGTTCTTCTGA
- the fliF gene encoding flagellar basal-body MS-ring/collar protein FliF yields the protein MNLLEQLTKVYKNLASLGQAKLAMLAGAAVVSVGLVLAAGILVNKPAYETLYVGLEKTDVNQISLALAEANIDFNTGTDGASIEVPVGQTGKARLYLAERGLPSSANAGYELFDKVGSLGLTSFMQEVTRVRALEGEIARTIQQISGIAAARVHIVMPERGNFRKADQVPTASVMIRASAQAGRESAAAIRHLVAASVPGLEVDGVTILDSAGQLLASGDDPENGAVNRSLTAVQTVQSEIERNIEKALAPFLGMDNFRASVTASLNTDTQQIQETVYDPESRVERSVRVTRESQKSSQQATNKAATVEQNIPQGGPEGSGDGPQSKDEADKKEEQTNYEINSKTVATVRNGVAVEKLSVAVVVNRARVAAMVGEPADPAKIDAYIADMQKIVSSAAGLNTDRGDVVTITAMEFLDHQLLDEAVPGPGILEVLTRNLGGIINALAFVGVAFLVVWFGLRPAVRSVTGGGASASALDSGAAGLELPDFSPASGIGGPGATLMDGFGADFGFDSTDDLLNAGDDGDGAFNRRVKEGPERRLSRMVEISEERAAKILRKWSVEKEAA from the coding sequence ATGAATCTGTTGGAACAGTTGACGAAAGTCTACAAGAACCTGGCATCGCTGGGGCAGGCGAAACTCGCGATGCTGGCGGGAGCCGCCGTCGTCTCGGTCGGTCTCGTGCTTGCCGCCGGGATCCTCGTGAACAAGCCCGCCTACGAGACGCTCTATGTCGGCCTCGAAAAGACCGACGTGAACCAGATTAGTCTGGCGCTCGCCGAGGCCAATATCGATTTCAACACCGGAACGGACGGTGCAAGCATCGAGGTCCCTGTCGGCCAGACGGGCAAGGCGCGGCTCTATCTCGCCGAGCGCGGCCTGCCGAGCAGCGCCAATGCCGGCTACGAACTCTTCGACAAGGTCGGCTCCCTGGGCCTCACCTCCTTCATGCAGGAAGTGACGCGCGTGCGCGCCCTCGAAGGCGAAATCGCCCGCACCATCCAGCAGATCAGCGGCATCGCCGCCGCCCGCGTCCATATCGTGATGCCCGAGCGTGGCAACTTCCGCAAAGCCGACCAGGTGCCGACCGCCTCCGTCATGATCCGCGCCAGCGCACAGGCCGGCCGTGAATCGGCCGCCGCCATCCGCCATCTCGTCGCCGCCTCCGTTCCCGGCCTCGAAGTCGACGGCGTCACCATCCTCGATTCGGCCGGCCAGCTTCTCGCCTCCGGCGACGACCCGGAGAACGGCGCGGTCAACCGCTCGCTGACGGCCGTCCAGACCGTTCAGAGCGAGATCGAGCGCAATATCGAAAAGGCGCTCGCGCCCTTCCTCGGCATGGACAATTTCCGCGCCAGCGTCACCGCCTCGCTCAATACCGATACGCAGCAGATCCAGGAAACGGTCTACGATCCGGAATCGCGCGTCGAGCGCTCCGTCCGCGTGACGCGCGAAAGCCAGAAGTCCAGCCAGCAGGCGACGAACAAGGCCGCGACCGTCGAGCAGAACATTCCGCAGGGCGGCCCGGAAGGCAGCGGCGATGGCCCGCAGTCCAAGGACGAGGCGGACAAGAAGGAAGAGCAGACCAACTACGAGATCAACAGCAAGACGGTCGCGACCGTGCGCAACGGCGTCGCCGTGGAGAAGCTGTCGGTCGCCGTGGTGGTCAACCGCGCCCGCGTCGCCGCCATGGTCGGCGAGCCGGCCGACCCGGCGAAGATCGACGCCTATATCGCCGACATGCAGAAGATCGTCTCCTCCGCTGCCGGCCTCAATACCGATCGCGGCGACGTGGTGACGATCACCGCCATGGAATTCCTCGACCACCAGCTTCTCGACGAAGCCGTGCCCGGCCCGGGCATCCTGGAAGTGCTGACGCGTAATCTCGGCGGCATCATCAATGCGCTCGCCTTCGTCGGTGTCGCCTTCCTCGTGGTCTGGTTCGGCCTTCGCCCGGCAGTCCGCTCCGTCACCGGCGGCGGTGCCTCGGCGAGCGCGCTGGACAGCGGCGCGGCGGGTCTCGAACTGCCCGACTTCTCGCCGGCCAGCGGCATCGGCGGCCCCGGCGCCACCCTCATGGACGGCTTCGGCGCGGACTTCGGCTTCGACAGCACCGACGACCTGCTCAATGCCGGCGACGATGGCGACGGCGCCTTCAACCGCCGCGTCAAGGAAGGCCCGGAACGGCGCCTCAGCCGCATGGTCGAGATCAGCGAGGAACGCGCTGCCAAGATCCTGCGCAAATGGTCCGTCGAGAAGGAAGCCGCCTGA
- the flgF gene encoding flagellar basal-body rod protein FlgF codes for MQTGLYVSLSSQIALDRRMATLADNVANSTTVGFRATEVKFNEVVSDQKTADVAFVSKGDEFISTRNGGLTETGGQFDFAIKGEAWFQVETPSGPTLTRDGRFTLTDAGELVTLNGYPVLDAGGGPIQIDANAGPVMLSADGQLNQAGRPVAALGIFEADLSAGFVRAGNSGIIPSNRPQPIVDRVDAGVVQGYVEESNVNAIGEMTQLIQVTRAFENIAALMRSSEDSMNEAVRTLGGSK; via the coding sequence ATGCAGACCGGGCTTTATGTATCGCTTTCGTCCCAGATCGCGCTCGACCGCCGCATGGCGACCCTCGCCGACAACGTCGCGAACTCCACGACGGTCGGCTTCCGCGCCACCGAAGTGAAGTTCAACGAGGTCGTCAGCGACCAGAAGACTGCCGATGTCGCCTTCGTCTCGAAGGGCGACGAATTCATCTCGACCCGCAACGGCGGCCTCACCGAGACGGGTGGCCAGTTCGACTTCGCGATCAAGGGCGAGGCCTGGTTCCAGGTGGAAACGCCCTCCGGCCCGACGCTGACGCGCGACGGCCGCTTCACGCTGACGGATGCCGGTGAACTGGTGACGCTCAACGGCTATCCGGTGCTCGATGCCGGCGGCGGCCCCATCCAGATCGACGCCAATGCTGGCCCTGTCATGCTCAGCGCCGATGGCCAGCTCAACCAGGCCGGCCGGCCCGTCGCGGCGCTCGGCATCTTCGAGGCGGATCTTTCCGCCGGCTTCGTGCGCGCCGGCAACAGCGGCATCATCCCCAGCAATCGGCCGCAGCCCATCGTCGACCGCGTCGATGCCGGTGTGGTGCAGGGCTATGTCGAGGAATCCAACGTCAACGCCATCGGCGAGATGACACAGCTCATTCAGGTCACCCGCGCCTTCGAGAACATCGCCGCGCTGATGCGCAGCAGCGAAGATTCGATGAATGAGGCGGTCCGCACGCTCGGGGGCAGCAAGTAA
- the flhB gene encoding flagellar biosynthesis protein FlhB, with product MSDDDKDSKTELPTEKKLRDAEEKGNTPFSREITIFASTLAIYLFLVFFVPGGVSRMNETLRDFFEQPEAWNLKTGTDVIAIFRHLGWEAGALLLPILAMMMLFGVASSVFQNLPSPVLERVRPQISRLSPVKGLSRLFGKQGLVEFGKSLIKILLVSLVVGLAMRDNFFASLDTMFSEPAALIYMMTADINKVLLIVLFATAIIAALDFAWTRHHWFSELMMTKQEVKEEMKQAQGDPIVKARMRSIQRDRIRRRMMTDVPRATLVIANPTHFAVALRYVREEGDAPVVVAKGQDLIALKIREIAEENGIPVFEDPPLARSMFAQVSVDSVIPPVFYKAVAELIHRVYAASPQTRRVN from the coding sequence GTGTCGGACGACGACAAGGACAGTAAAACAGAACTCCCGACCGAGAAGAAACTTCGCGATGCGGAGGAGAAGGGCAATACCCCCTTCTCACGCGAAATCACGATCTTCGCCTCGACGCTCGCAATCTATCTCTTCCTCGTCTTCTTCGTGCCCGGCGGGGTCTCGCGCATGAACGAGACGCTGCGCGATTTCTTCGAGCAGCCGGAAGCGTGGAACCTCAAGACCGGCACCGACGTCATCGCGATCTTCCGGCATCTCGGCTGGGAGGCCGGCGCGCTGCTGCTGCCGATCCTGGCCATGATGATGCTGTTCGGCGTCGCCTCGTCCGTCTTCCAGAACCTGCCGAGCCCGGTGCTCGAGCGCGTGCGCCCGCAAATAAGCCGCCTCAGCCCGGTCAAGGGCCTGAGCCGCCTGTTCGGCAAGCAGGGCCTCGTCGAATTCGGCAAATCGCTGATCAAGATCCTGCTCGTCTCGCTCGTCGTCGGCCTTGCGATGCGCGACAATTTCTTCGCCTCGCTCGACACCATGTTCTCGGAGCCGGCGGCGCTCATCTACATGATGACCGCCGACATCAACAAGGTCCTGCTGATCGTCCTCTTCGCCACCGCCATCATCGCCGCCCTCGACTTCGCCTGGACGCGCCATCACTGGTTCTCCGAACTGATGATGACCAAGCAGGAGGTGAAGGAGGAAATGAAGCAGGCGCAGGGCGACCCGATCGTCAAGGCGCGCATGCGCTCCATCCAGCGCGACCGCATCCGCCGCCGCATGATGACGGACGTGCCGCGCGCCACCCTCGTCATCGCCAACCCGACCCACTTCGCCGTCGCGCTGCGCTATGTGCGTGAAGAGGGTGACGCGCCGGTCGTCGTCGCCAAGGGGCAGGACCTCATTGCGCTGAAGATTCGCGAGATCGCCGAGGAAAACGGAATCCCCGTCTTCGAGGACCCGCCGCTCGCACGCTCAATGTTTGCGCAAGTCTCGGTAGATAGTGTCATTCCGCCGGTGTTCTACAAAGCCGTGGCGGAGCTGATTCACCGGGTTTACGCAGCTTCGCCCCAGACCAGACGGGTAAACTAG
- the fliG gene encoding flagellar motor switch protein FliG: MMDFENFGTTTAVGTPLSQVEKAAAVLLAMGKGVAGKLLKYFTQSELQQIIAAAQNLRAIPPHELIDLVNEFEDLFTEGAGLMDNAKMMEGILEEGLTPDEVDGLLGRRAAFQAFETTIWDRLQDADPVFVAKFLLNEHPQTIAYILSMMPSSFGAKVLLEIPEEHRADIINRTVNLKDASPKATAIVEARVIEMINALDAERNSVGSNKVADLMNELDKSQVDEMLASLETVSTESVKKVRPKIFLFEDVLYMPQKSRVALFNDVSGDIITAALRGATMELRESVLSSIGARQRRMIESDLAAGDAGNPREVAIARRSITQEAIRLAAAGQIQLKEKEQEAEAA; encoded by the coding sequence ATGATGGATTTCGAGAATTTCGGGACAACCACGGCGGTCGGAACGCCGCTTTCGCAGGTCGAGAAGGCAGCAGCCGTCCTTCTGGCCATGGGCAAGGGTGTCGCCGGCAAGCTGCTGAAATATTTCACCCAGAGCGAGTTGCAGCAGATCATCGCCGCCGCGCAGAACCTGCGCGCCATCCCGCCCCATGAACTGATCGACCTCGTCAACGAATTCGAGGACCTGTTCACCGAGGGCGCGGGCCTGATGGACAACGCCAAGATGATGGAAGGCATTCTCGAAGAAGGCCTGACGCCGGACGAAGTGGACGGCCTGCTCGGCCGCCGCGCCGCCTTCCAGGCCTTCGAGACGACCATCTGGGACCGCCTGCAGGACGCAGACCCGGTCTTCGTCGCCAAGTTCCTGCTCAACGAGCACCCGCAGACCATCGCCTACATCCTCTCGATGATGCCGTCTTCCTTCGGCGCGAAGGTCCTGCTCGAAATTCCGGAAGAACACCGCGCCGACATCATCAACCGCACCGTCAACCTCAAGGACGCCAGCCCCAAGGCGACGGCCATCGTCGAGGCGCGGGTGATCGAGATGATCAATGCGCTGGACGCGGAACGCAACTCGGTCGGTTCGAACAAGGTCGCCGACCTCATGAACGAGCTGGACAAGTCGCAGGTCGACGAGATGCTCGCCTCGCTCGAAACGGTCTCGACCGAATCGGTCAAGAAGGTGCGCCCGAAGATCTTCCTCTTCGAAGACGTGCTCTACATGCCGCAGAAGAGCCGCGTGGCGCTGTTCAACGACGTGTCCGGCGACATCATCACCGCCGCGCTGCGCGGCGCGACGATGGAACTGCGCGAATCGGTCCTCTCGTCCATCGGCGCTCGCCAGCGCCGCATGATCGAATCGGACCTTGCCGCGGGCGACGCCGGCAACCCGCGCGAAGTGGCGATCGCCCGCCGCTCGATCACGCAGGAAGCCATCCGCCTTGCCGCAGCCGGACAAATCCAGTTGAAGGAAAAGGAACAGGAAGCCGAGGCTGCCTGA
- a CDS encoding FliM/FliN family flagellar motor switch protein has product MSEATVTPHPTMDPIVLARLTGKLGDQATISKLCASLGDVFAEFLPDMLESELGFEVAVSYAGFETGRYGTLVSGLGGAMACCDASLRDWCDRFTLICDSPMIITLVENMLGAVSDSVEDPEPRPLSKIELDVAAMMFDRISGVLKTAVNGAGGFEPYLSSAHNAETRKPSEDASDDAFVAMVNMAVGIGPVLSTFHVVIPQAVMLKSTITAPKPANAPKTRVEWSEQLGEQVRRSKVTLEARVRLERQTLDTISRLQPGDIIPFNETGDVRVEVNANGRNLYVCEFGRSGARYTVRVKDTYGSEEDLLQHIIG; this is encoded by the coding sequence ATGAGCGAAGCGACCGTGACCCCTCATCCCACCATGGACCCGATCGTGCTCGCGCGCCTCACCGGCAAGCTCGGCGACCAGGCGACCATCTCGAAGCTCTGCGCCAGCCTCGGCGACGTCTTCGCCGAATTCCTGCCCGACATGCTGGAAAGCGAACTCGGCTTCGAGGTCGCGGTTTCCTATGCCGGCTTCGAGACCGGCCGTTACGGCACGCTCGTCTCCGGCCTAGGCGGCGCGATGGCCTGCTGCGACGCTTCCTTGCGCGACTGGTGCGACCGCTTCACGCTGATCTGCGACAGCCCGATGATCATCACGCTCGTCGAGAACATGCTCGGCGCCGTCAGCGATTCGGTCGAGGACCCGGAGCCGCGCCCGCTCTCCAAGATCGAGCTGGACGTCGCGGCGATGATGTTCGACCGCATTTCCGGCGTGCTGAAGACGGCCGTCAATGGCGCTGGCGGCTTCGAACCCTACCTCAGCTCGGCCCATAATGCGGAGACTCGCAAGCCTTCCGAAGACGCCAGCGACGACGCCTTCGTCGCCATGGTCAACATGGCCGTCGGGATCGGGCCGGTCCTGTCGACCTTCCACGTCGTCATTCCCCAGGCCGTGATGCTGAAATCGACCATCACCGCGCCGAAGCCGGCGAATGCGCCGAAGACCCGCGTCGAATGGAGCGAGCAGCTCGGCGAGCAGGTCCGCCGCTCGAAGGTGACGCTGGAGGCGCGCGTGCGCCTCGAACGCCAGACCCTCGACACGATCAGCAGGCTCCAGCCGGGCGACATCATCCCCTTCAACGAGACGGGCGACGTGCGCGTGGAGGTGAACGCCAACGGGCGCAATCTCTATGTCTGCGAATTCGGCCGGTCGGGCGCCCGCTACACGGTGCGCGTCAAGGATACCTACGGCTCGGAGGAAGACCTTCTCCAGCACATCATCGGATAG
- the visN gene encoding transcriptional regulator VisN encodes METIRSDAAARESYGFSAEVGERKSARALLVQHLGRCTGHAGLSPGLRALTDYVSASHFLLLRHDVMPEAGLESVVASDWPFDMVRAIAGAILAGQSRMSELDKCLTLLKPCFSHLADDIAVPKGISREYCTIAFHVGRVRMSLLLLFPEHFILSQSKLRDVGVMTGYFASVCCQGAFLRQDREMELTEREVECLYWIAEGKTSDEIAVILGISRNTINNYITSVMRKTATKTRSEAIAWAVRNNLV; translated from the coding sequence ATGGAAACGATCCGGTCGGATGCCGCGGCCAGGGAATCCTATGGATTCTCTGCCGAGGTTGGTGAGCGTAAGAGTGCGCGTGCGTTGTTGGTTCAACACCTCGGACGCTGTACGGGCCACGCCGGCCTCTCCCCGGGTCTGAGAGCCTTGACCGACTATGTCAGCGCCTCGCATTTCCTTCTTCTTCGCCACGATGTCATGCCGGAGGCCGGCCTGGAGAGCGTCGTCGCCTCCGACTGGCCCTTCGACATGGTGCGCGCCATCGCCGGCGCCATCCTCGCCGGCCAGTCCCGCATGAGCGAGCTGGACAAGTGCCTGACGCTCCTCAAGCCCTGCTTCAGCCATCTTGCCGACGATATCGCGGTGCCGAAGGGCATCAGCCGCGAATATTGCACCATAGCCTTCCATGTCGGCCGGGTGCGCATGTCGCTGCTGCTGCTCTTCCCGGAGCATTTCATCCTTTCCCAGAGCAAGCTGCGCGATGTCGGGGTGATGACCGGCTACTTCGCCAGCGTCTGCTGCCAGGGCGCGTTCCTGCGGCAGGATCGCGAGATGGAACTGACCGAGCGCGAGGTGGAGTGCCTCTACTGGATCGCCGAAGGCAAGACGAGCGACGAGATCGCCGTCATCCTCGGCATCTCGCGCAACACGATCAACAATTACATCACCAGCGTGATGCGCAAGACCGCGACGAAGACGCGGTCCGAGGCGATCGCCTGGGCCGTTCGCAACAATCTGGTCTGA
- a CDS encoding DUF1217 domain-containing protein — MTTTYTSYKLISSDLQMSLKRVSEQPDVKRETEYYLSKIGSIKSIDEFFADSRLYNYAMKAHGLDDMAYAKAFMRKVLTEGIDDKAAFANQLSDTRYKELAESLNFARHGELATTFERAQKGVVDKYTRQTLEVSVGEDNTGVRLALYFERMASSITSGYSIIADDALAQVVRTALQLPAEFAATDIDRQAAYYEDALNLEEFKEPAKLGKFLERFTSMWEIENPSGSYDPMTVFQPSSLTGISTDLLLSINNLKLGGR; from the coding sequence GTGACGACCACCTATACGAGCTACAAGCTGATTTCCTCCGACCTCCAGATGTCGCTGAAGCGCGTCTCGGAGCAGCCGGACGTCAAGCGCGAGACGGAGTACTATCTTTCGAAGATCGGCAGCATAAAGTCGATCGACGAGTTCTTCGCCGACAGCCGGCTCTATAACTACGCCATGAAGGCGCATGGGCTGGATGACATGGCCTATGCCAAGGCCTTCATGCGCAAGGTGCTGACGGAAGGCATCGACGACAAGGCGGCCTTCGCTAACCAGCTCAGCGACACGCGCTACAAGGAACTGGCGGAATCGCTGAACTTCGCCCGTCACGGCGAGCTGGCCACCACCTTCGAGCGCGCCCAGAAGGGCGTTGTCGACAAATACACTCGCCAGACGCTGGAAGTCAGCGTCGGCGAGGACAATACGGGCGTGCGCCTGGCGCTCTATTTCGAGCGCATGGCCTCCTCCATCACCTCGGGCTATTCCATCATCGCCGACGATGCGCTGGCGCAGGTCGTGCGCACCGCGCTCCAGCTTCCCGCCGAGTTCGCCGCCACCGATATCGACCGTCAGGCCGCCTATTACGAGGACGCGCTGAACCTCGAGGAGTTCAAGGAACCGGCCAAGCTCGGCAAGTTCCTCGAGCGTTTCACCTCGATGTGGGAGATCGAGAACCCTTCCGGCAGCTACGATCCGATGACCGTGTTCCAGCCGTCCAGCCTCACCGGCATCTCGACGGACCTCCTGCTGTCCATCAACAACCTGAAACTTGGAGGCCGCTGA